The Misgurnus anguillicaudatus chromosome 23, ASM2758022v2, whole genome shotgun sequence sequence CCTCCCTAAAAATCTGTCCGTCTATCATTCTTAAATTGCAACTAGAAcagtgtattttattatttgaataaaagcattataaacattattatgTGAGTTAATAATGgtagaatttaaattttttggtgaactatctctttaaaggAGGGGTACATGATTTTTGagaaacactttggaaaagagatTCGGGCTGAGTACCacaacacacttgtagccaatcagcagtaatgggcgtgtctactaaccgacatcgctgcctaggttgcgtatgtgtggggcgggtctatcaaaaaaggtccagattctattggagtaggggcatgtttgtttaggtgatttcaaatatcaacattggctttccaagatcatgcaccccgcatTTAATGTACAGTAACAGGACATGTAGTACCTGTCCTCCCTCAGTAGGGGGCAGCCTCTGTCCAGGGATTGGAGGCACTGCTGCTCCACAATGCAGACAAAATCTGGCAAAGGGGTCTGAAGGGCGATGACTCAGGCATTTTGGACATCtacataaaaatgtcataagtggtactgaccacagcaaattaccaggtaacactttacaataaggttgtatttgtttacattagttaatgcattagctaatatGAACTACCAATGTATAATACGTACGTCTACAGCATTTAATAATCATAgttcatattaatttcatattcttaaaagaaaaatccagataatttactcaccaccatgtcatccaaaatgttgatgtctttgttcagtcgagaagaaattatgttttttgaggaaaacattgcagaatttttcatattttaatggactttaatagacaccaataataaacacttaactcaacacataacagtttttttcaactgagtttcaaaggactataaacaatcccaaacgaggcataagcgtcttatctagcaaaacgattgtcatttttgacgggaaaaataacaaatataacttttgaaccacaatttctcgtctagaataggtccagcgcgacctaacgtaaatgcgtagtgacgtagagaggtcacgtgttacatatataaaacgcccatttgcggaccattttaaacaataaactgacacaaagacattaattagtatcagttgacatacaacaacgtagcaacggtcctctttcaacacacttgtaaacactggggcgcagtttcgcgttcgtcgtctgtgacctcttgacgtcatgacgtattgcgtagGGTCACGCTGgggcatcacgaccggatcgcgacgaaaagttgtgctttaaaagtgtatatttgttatttttcttgtcaaaaatgacaattgttttgctataagccccttatgcctcgtttgggatcgtttatagtcctttgaaactccattgaaaaaaactgttaagtgttgagttaagtgttaattgttggtgtctattaaagtccattaaaatgagaaaaatcctggaatgttttcctcaaaaaacataatttcttgttgactgaacaaagaaagacatcaacattttggatgacatggtggtgagtaaattatctggatttttcttttaagaaaattcaATATTCCTTTACAAGTTGTAACATGAgttaataaacataaacaactgCATTGCCATTAAAAAAGATTCATAAATGGCAAACCAATAAACAGCACAAACATCTTTGGATCTCTTTAAGCTCACCGAAGGAAATCTGTTTCTCTCTGGAGGCGAGACATCTGAGTGCTTGTCAAGTTTTTAAAGGGGCTCTCCACATCTGCATTCTGGCTCTGTTGGgaataaacacattacaaagaaTTTGCTTTGTTTATAGTTTAATATAGGATTGTTCTTATAGTGAATGTCATTCAGTTGTGTCTTACTTGTGTGCTTTGTGTTGACAAGCGTGCAGAGGAACGAGGGTCCAGGCGTTGTGTGAGGAATCGAGGGCCTTTCGAAACTCGGTGAGGTTCACTGCTGGGAATATCTGACACATAAAAACAGCATCATAACTTGAAAGTGAGAAAGCGTAACTGTATGATTATCAATTATAATTTTGAAGACCggatccacatgaatattaccTAAAAATTTAACAGATGAATCACCAGCTGCATTTTCATTCCCCTTCAAATTCATAAATGAATCCTGTTAAACAAAGTTAGATTTGTAATGCAGATACTTAAATATATGTGACCcaaatttttgtgatttacataaaatcatcctatgtaatgtaaagaacatcctgtgaaaatatatctttaaaggtgccaaagaatgcatttatataatatgataaattgttctttgatatttacatagaaggtatgtaactttattaaaggggacatgtcatgaaaatcagacttctcCATGTTTGAgtactataattgggtccccagtgcttctatcaacctagaaaatgtgaaaaagatcaacttagtaacttagttttggtaaaccattctctgcaagcatgtgaaaaaatagctagttgaaatttggctccccttgtgatgtcagaaggggatcttttataataatacagcccctaaatgtaatgtgtaatttaatgttgggggcgtACATCTTGATTGCGACGTCACAGTTGGTTTTATGTTGAGAAtgttttccagctgtcttttGTGTACACGAGGTTAACATAAGAATGAGGAAACAAAcgcgatatgtcattaccatgtacagagctcttattattcatctatgcctatataaatacagttttttattctatggcacctttaatattgactaaggtcATGGCAAcgattgaaatcaatgactgaaatcaaactttgatgctcataatctcattattagattataaCACATAGAAAATGTGTGTCCTTATAGCAAAATTACGATAATTATGTTTAAAACTGACATCTTTGCCATTGATCTGTCTTTCGTCATTCAAAGAGTCATCTTCACTGTTCTTCGTCAGTTCTTGCTCATCTAAAGGAGAAGATTCCACTATGAAAATCTTGGTGACAACAGCGCTCTGTCTTCCATCACtgtattataaaaacagattcatTGTGAGCTAGCTTTATATAATAATGAAAAATGAAGGCTGTGATGAGTAGTAAAATCCACTACCACCATAACATGAACCAACCTGCTGACAGCCATGGCTCTTACAGACACTTTTCCCACAGGTAAGCGTATAGGTCCGGTATATTTGAGGGTGCTGTCACTCAATCCTGGTCTCTTTATAGTCTCAGGCTTACTGCCATCCAGTGTGTACAGGATACTCACATCAGATGAATCTAGAATATAAGCAATTATTACAACATATATAGATATCATTATTCTGATCCTTGAACACAGTGTGATGTCATATATCTCACCTGATTTGATCTCAACAGGTGTGCGGGAGTCTATTTCATGCTTTGCTTTGCCGGGAGGAGGAATGCGAATGGGAATGATCTGTGGAGCTGCTAGTGAACCTGCAGTCATGTTTGCACTCTTCAATCTGGTAAATGCAAAGTATAACAAAAGTGGCAAAGACATTAGGACTACTGTGGATGCATAAAATCACGCATAGCAAAAGGATCGGCAGAATGTTTACAAGCTTACAAACTGTAGTATCGTAAGTGAATTCCAAGGAAAAGGCTATATAAAATACGCCACATGTATGTTTATAGAGAGGTAACAAATTATAtcacaaattatatttaaaaagagCTTTTTAACACTACCTACAGCTCAACGCTGTATCCAACGGCGCTGCAATGATACACTCAACAAACAGCTGGACATGCGATTGGTGCGTGACGTAACCCATAGCAACCGCGAATAGAGttgaattttttaaatttagtttttagtttCGTATTGCACGAAttatatactttaaataaaaatgtagaaTAGAAGTATTGTAATTACCGAATAAAACATAAATCATATAATAATTACTATGGATGATGATAAAGAAATATAGTAATGTAGAAATAAGTAGAATATACTTGTGACATTTATTTAATACGGTAATATCttcttaatttatttttaggtaaaaaaaaacaagacgcTTCAACAACCACATCAAAAAGCGGTCCGATATTCCGAGGCGAAAATAATTATtagtataaataaatgtatttattacaataaaaacatgaataaacaaactgacttttttatttaaatttaattaattaaataatgcgGGTACATTTGCTGTAACAGACAAACCCCAGGATTTTCACACAGGCATAATCTGGGACGTCTATGCATGTAAAGCGGAAGTTCCGTGCGGTTGCAGGACCCCTGCGTGCATGCTGAAATGTTGACATTGCGTTGCACTTAACTTGAAACGTTATATCTAAATGGATATTTAAATGCGTTCATTTTTCTGCGTATTTCTAACTTTGTATTCAAATTAGTCATTTCGCATGAGCAATGACGgaagtaaaagtgaaaaaagaGTCAACGGATCCTGTAGATATCGAGAACAGGTGAGTACTAAAGTGACGTTAACGTTAGTGTGTATGGTGCAACAGTTTTCAGATATTTACAACTTATGAATTTTGTAAAGCATTATTTAATTTCgcgtttctttaaaaaaataaaattgtatttgaAATGTCAATTTCTAAATATTTGTTTGTCTTTCATTACAGCACTCAAAGCGTTGTTGTACATTAGCACTCTTAGAGAGTCAGTACAACAGCACTCTTTCtcatttaattattgtttatatgTCTTGTGTTGGTCTGTTTAAGGATTAAAGAGCTTTGTCAGCAGTTTCCACATGGGATCACAGACCAGGTCATTCAGAATGACATGCCACATGTGGAGGCTCAGCAGAGAGCCATGGCCATCAACAGACTGCTGTCCGTGGTGAGATATAACGACAATGCATACACTTATCAGCGCATAATGACTGATGCTGGACCATATTCCTCTGAAGTGATTTCTGATTCTGTGGTTATGTTTTAGGGGCAGTTAGACTTGCTTAAAAGCAGCAATGGCCTGTTATACAGACTCAAAGATACACAATCTACCAGGTGAGAGCAATTCCTAGCCGTGTACGAACTTGCATACTCTTAAAGAGactttttctgtgttttaatTCTAGAATTGGGTCtcaagtgcttctatcaacctagaaaatgtgaaaaagatcaacccagttacttagttttggtaaaccattctctgcaagcatgtgaaaaaatagattattgaaatttggctccccttgtgatgtcagaaggggataataccgccccttaatctgcactattcaactacatttagtgcagagatcagctcatttgcattttaaaggacatacCCAAAAATggtacatttttgctcacacctacaaagtggcaattttaacatgctataataaatgatctactgtatatgatattttgagctaaaacttcacatatgtactctggggacataaAAGATTTATTTcccatcttaaaaaaatcttgtaaaatgtcccctgtAATGCATTGAATTTACATCTCTACtgtattattttcttttgtttatatttttacagtaaagTAAAAGGCTCTGACAATCAAGAAAAACTAGTTTATCAGATCATAGAGGATGCTGGGAATAAAGGTGAAGTGAATATCCTATTCTTGTTGTGTTgtcttttattttatgttatatttttaatcaACAACTCTTTCTGCTTTAAAGGAATTTGGAGCCGAGACATAAGATATAAGAGTAACCTCCCACTGACAGAAATCAACAAGATCCTCAAGAACCTTGAGAGTAAGAAACTCATCAAAGCTGTGAAATCTGTTGCGGTGAGTCGATTGGTTGCAAAGCTATGGGAAGCACAGATCCTCTTATAGTGTATTATATTGAACATTACTTTAAGCATTTCATCACTGTGTCGGTTGCAGCCATCTGGTGGTCAAAAAGAATACTACTACTTTCATATTATCATATTAaagttatatttcattttaaccAAGCCCCACTACTTTACCTGTTATTTCATAGGCAAGGCTTGTTTTATAACATATGATGCACAAAGATCAAATTTAGGAAAACAGTGTTAGGACATACAATCGGATTTTCATGTAGATCAcatgtttttgtaaaataaaacatgCTCTTTGGCTTAAATATAAGTGGTTCAGGGTTAACATACTGGTATCATACGTAACATCACAGGCATTGAGTACTAACAACATTTTTCTTTTCCTTCAGGCCTCTAAAAAGAAGGTTTACATGCTGTATAACCTGCAGCCCGACCGCTCCGTGACAGGAGGGGCTTGGTACAGCGATCAGGATTTTGAGTCTGAGTTTGTGGAGGTGCTGAACCAGCAGTGTTTTAAGTTCCTGCAGAGTAAGGTGAGATGCTGCGTAGAACCTTAATGTCGTTTCATCAAACACTGTGTCTGCACCACATGCATTATTCATGAAAGTCAACcagaacacatttttatgtaaatcttATCTACAGTCACATTACTTGTCACATACAATGGGATCATTTACgtacaaataattttttgaacAAGTGCAAATGTTCATTTAAGACCTTGATGTCTTTATTGTCTGATTTACTTTAATCTTAAAGTGACAGAAATCTGTGTCTTTAGGCAGAAGCAGCGAGAGACAGTAAGCAGAGCCCCATGGTGCAGAGGAACAGTTCATTTGCTACATCTCATGAAGTTTGGAAGTACATCTGTGAGCTCGGCATCAGCAAAGTGAGTGTCTGAATACTACCAAGATCCCTTTATCAAAGTTACGCCActaggcggccatgtttgcGATTCCTCCCGGCAGCtgtttcagtcatgcaagacttaAGTCTTATCTACTTGAATAGGAAAGACAGTAATCTCTAAAATCGTGtgaaaaataacaattaaacaacatcaggccctgggaagtttttgaaaatacatacatagatacagatcattgaaagtgcttaaatctattttatgcaagaagttttctgggaaaaatccatattaatCCCTGTGTAAGGTAGGATGATATCATTAAAATTCTACACTTTCTAatcacacgtgctaaactgttcgctttaaatgcttatatcttctgtatgcgaatgttgattcataccaaaatgcttttttgcatagttgttattaaaacatgaaaacgtctctggttatgTATGTATCTGTTGTTCCCagagaagggaacaagacgctgcgtctcccttgccatacttcctgtaaCAGCGTCcttgtaacgccgtctttggcaatatttcagatagcgatatacttcctggctcctacGTCACCcggtctttgtcgttaagcctcaccattggttgaatttgatatacacattcagacgcacttacctctGGAGGCGTCCcaaaagtgtcaccacagtgacgcagtggaagttccctcgaaagggaactgtaacaatgtatcttaaaaggtaacacgatgtaaccttgctctcacttgaaatgtgtccctacatttagtccttgaatttgaggttattggacctggaaagttcttgaaaggtccttgaatttgaagttaactaaggtgtgggaaccctgaacatatttctgaccaacaaaAGGCTTGACTTCAGTCATAAGAGTGCTCATTTTGAGCATCGCCTCCTATTCGTAACAGGAGTGCTCaatcttttttatgcaatagCTTTGATATCACacaataatatattattattgtgCTCACCACGTGGTCAATGCTGCATTTCTATGTAGGTGGATCTGTCAATGGAGGACATCGAGACCATCTTAAACACACTGATCTTTGATGGGAAGGTGGAGATGACTATAATCGCTGCTAAGGAGGGGACGGTGGGATGTGTCGACGGACAGATGAAGCTCTACAGGGGTGTAAACCCCATCATCCAACCCACCGGGCTGGTCAAAACTCCATGCGGACTGTGTCCGGTAAACTTTCTATTGTATATATTGACTACCTTTGAAAAGTTTTGAGTTTTTAATATCTAAAATTGCTTCTATTGGAATATTGTGCTACTGTATGAATGGTGTAACCATGGTAACTTTGTGCCCTAGGTGTTTGATGACTGCCACGAAGGAGGAGAGATCTCTCCATCTAACTGTGTTTACATGACTGAGTGGCTGGACTTCTGACC is a genomic window containing:
- the polr3f gene encoding DNA-directed RNA polymerase III subunit RPC6, whose protein sequence is MTEVKVKKESTDPVDIENRIKELCQQFPHGITDQVIQNDMPHVEAQQRAMAINRLLSVGQLDLLKSSNGLLYRLKDTQSTSKVKGSDNQEKLVYQIIEDAGNKGIWSRDIRYKSNLPLTEINKILKNLESKKLIKAVKSVAASKKKVYMLYNLQPDRSVTGGAWYSDQDFESEFVEVLNQQCFKFLQSKAEAARDSKQSPMVQRNSSFATSHEVWKYICELGISKVDLSMEDIETILNTLIFDGKVEMTIIAAKEGTVGCVDGQMKLYRGVNPIIQPTGLVKTPCGLCPVFDDCHEGGEISPSNCVYMTEWLDF